The segment GAGGGCGCCCGTGCACGTCGAGGCGGTTGACATGGATGGCGACCGAGACCTCGACCTCCTGGTCTCAAGCATGGGCGAAGTGTTTCCAAACAACGATCGCATAGGCTCGGTGATCATTCTGGAAAATGATGGTCGCCAGGCATTCACCCCGCGCTGGATCGAGCGGGATGTCGCGCGAGTCACCGATTTGCAGGCGGCTGATTTGAATGGGGACGGGAAACTCGACCTTGTCGTCGGGCAGTTTGGCTACGACCAGGGGGAGGTGCGCTGGCTCGAGCGCACCGGGCCGTGGTCGTTTGTGCCGCATCCGTTGCTCGACCTTTCCGGGACCATCAACGTCGCGGTGCACGATTTCAACGGCGACAGGAAGCTGGATGTCGTGGCTCTGGTCTCGCAGGAATGGGAGGAAGTCTACCTGTTCGAGGGCGACGGAAAGGGAGGCTTCACCAAACGGGTGGTGTGGGGGTCGACAAACGAGGATTACGCGTTGAGCGGGATGACGCTCGCGGACCTGAACCGCGATGGAAAGATGGATATCCTTTTCGCCAATGGCGACGGCTTTGGGCCAGCGTTGATGCCGGGCCCCAGGCCCTGGCATGGCGTGCAGTGGCTGGAGAACAATGGCGATGCTACCTTCCGGTTCCGGCGGATTGCGGACCTCGCCGGAGCCTACAGCCCTGTCGCGGTCGATCTCGATGGCGACGCCAACCTGGATGTGGTGGCGGTGAGCGCCTTCAACGAGTGGGAAAAGCCGAATGCGCAGTCACTCGTCTGGTACAAGAACGACGGGAAGATGAACTTCACCGCGCACGTACTCGCGTACAACCCGATCATGCTTCTCACGCTTGGAGTCGGAGACTTCGAGGGTAAAGGCCGTCCGGCAATCGTCTCGGGGAATATGCATGCCTATCCCCCTTACGAGCGGATGAACCGGATCATGCTCTGGACAAGGAACTCGCAATGAAGGCACGGACCATCGGAGTGATCGCAGCCTGTGCCGTGCTCGTCGCGGGAGGGGGCTTTGGTATCCTTCATTATCAGGAGTTGGGGGCGCGGAAGGAGGCGGCCATCGCGTCCCTGCCGTCCAGGCCGACGCTCTCCTCCCTGCCTTCAGAGCTGCAGCGCCGGGTGGAGGCCGCGGAGCGCGAGGTTCGGCGCGGTGAGGATCCCGCGGGTGCGCTGAGCCTGCTCGCCACGTTGTATCATGCGAATGGATACGAAGCCGAGGCCGCGGATTGCTACCGCGGGCTGCTGCGGGCGGATCCCGACAACCCGCGCTGGGCGCACAACCTAGCGCACCTCCTGGCGGGCTACGGGCGGGCTGACGAGGCAATCGTTCTCTGGCGCCATGTGGAGGAGTTGGCCCCCGAGTACGTACCCGCGCTTATCCGCCTGGGTGACGTGCTTATCAAGGCCGATCGGTGGGACGAAGCAGAGCGAGCGTACCTTGCCGGACTTGAAGTGGCTCCCCGCGATCCCTACCTGCTCGCCGGTCTTGCGCGTGTCGACGTGCAGAAGGGGCGCCTCGACGGGGCTCGCGACAAACTCGAGGCCGCGACAGATGCCTCCGAATTTCGCATCGGCAATGCGCTCCTCGTTACTGTCTATGAGAAGCTTGGCCTGAAGGAAAAAGCGGAGGCGGTGCGTGCCCAGGCCAAAAGCTTTGGGACGTTCTTCGATGCGCCGGACCCCTGGCTGGATGCCATTTACGACGAATGCTACGACGCCTACCGTCTCACCCTTGGGGCAGGGATGGCGGACAGGAGAGGGGATCGCGCCACCGCGTTGCGATTGCTCGACCGCGCTGTGCGGCTGCACCCGGACTATTTCCTCGCCCATTACCAGCTCGGCTCCCTGCATGAGAAGGGCGGTGCGCTCGATCGCTCGGAACTACACCTCCGGCGCGCAGCCGAACTTAATCCCACCTTTGGCGATGCCTGGCTGGGCCTCTATCGGGTGGCAGGGGCTGCGAGGGGTCGCAGCGCGGCGCTGTCGGCGCTTCAGGAAGGCTTGGCCCGCTGCCCGGACAGCCCGGGTCTTCGGCTGGAGTATGGGCGCCACCTGCGGGACCAGCGCCGGCCGGCGGAAGCCTTGCGCGAATTCAGGAAGGTCTACGAACTTCGGCCCGCGGAGGTGGATGCGTTGATCGAGATTGCCCAGATTCAATTCGCCCAGGGGCAGGTACAGGAAGGCGCCGCCACGCTGAAGCTTGTCCTCGATATCGTGCCTGCGCACCCGGTCGCATTGTCGACCTTGTGTTTCTTCTCAATCACCTC is part of the Opitutaceae bacterium genome and harbors:
- a CDS encoding VCBS repeat-containing protein; protein product: MRILIPICLSALALLGGCRRQTNPELATVASKATLQRATVVEDLGFMRGRTIGAAVEGRPWIAHVLPVDLDRDGLLDVVACEAQQSQVVWVRQVERGRFEEQVLADKMRAPVHVEAVDMDGDRDLDLLVSSMGEVFPNNDRIGSVIILENDGRQAFTPRWIERDVARVTDLQAADLNGDGKLDLVVGQFGYDQGEVRWLERTGPWSFVPHPLLDLSGTINVAVHDFNGDRKLDVVALVSQEWEEVYLFEGDGKGGFTKRVVWGSTNEDYALSGMTLADLNRDGKMDILFANGDGFGPALMPGPRPWHGVQWLENNGDATFRFRRIADLAGAYSPVAVDLDGDANLDVVAVSAFNEWEKPNAQSLVWYKNDGKMNFTAHVLAYNPIMLLTLGVGDFEGKGRPAIVSGNMHAYPPYERMNRIMLWTRNSQ
- a CDS encoding tetratricopeptide repeat protein yields the protein MKARTIGVIAACAVLVAGGGFGILHYQELGARKEAAIASLPSRPTLSSLPSELQRRVEAAEREVRRGEDPAGALSLLATLYHANGYEAEAADCYRGLLRADPDNPRWAHNLAHLLAGYGRADEAIVLWRHVEELAPEYVPALIRLGDVLIKADRWDEAERAYLAGLEVAPRDPYLLAGLARVDVQKGRLDGARDKLEAATDASEFRIGNALLVTVYEKLGLKEKAEAVRAQAKSFGTFFDAPDPWLDAIYDECYDAYRLTLGAGMADRRGDRATALRLLDRAVRLHPDYFLAHYQLGSLHEKGGALDRSELHLRRAAELNPTFGDAWLGLYRVAGAARGRSAALSALQEGLARCPDSPGLRLEYGRHLRDQRRPAEALREFRKVYELRPAEVDALIEIAQIQFAQGQVQEGAATLKLVLDIVPAHPVALSTLCFFSITSGNQLDSREWLRQCRNQPRLSREDLQRLASAYQSRFGESPW